DNA sequence from the Urocitellus parryii isolate mUroPar1 chromosome 12, mUroPar1.hap1, whole genome shotgun sequence genome:
TCTGATTCGGGCCGTGGAGTCATAGATGATGTTCGACCTCATCTGTAGCAAAGCCTCTTCCCCAGGTCCATTGGAAAAACCATCCAGGTCCAGGTTATCCAGCTCCGGGATTTGCTCATGGGCGATCATTTCATTCaattcctccttctgctccttgtCATTGCTTTGGTCATCAGAATACACAACAAGCAAAGGGTCATGCTTATTCTGGGCACTGGTGTCTATTTCCAGTTGTCCCCTTCCGGCATCTTCTATCTGGTCATGTCTGCTCTCAATGTGGACCTCCAGCTGGTGGGTGGACGAGCCTGACTTTTGCCAACGTCTGATGGCATCCGTGACGTCGAACGTCTCCCACTCACTGTTGGTTCCATAGATCTCCCCTGACACTAGGACTAGCATGTTTCTTTCAGCCTCGTTGTCCCCTTCACTGTCTAGTACTTCAAAAATGGTAATTTTCCGGTCCACTCCATCATATATCATGCGATCTCTTTGCACCAGCGTGTACAGCCTGAGTTCAGCCATGATCACCTCTTCATGGTGAGGGATGGACACGTTGAAGAGGAGAGGGTATTTTCGGAGTCCATTAAAACTGGCTGGTTGAGAAAacagatctgaaaaaaaaaaggtgggggagagATTTGCAAAAAATCAGACTTGCTGTATGTTTTatagaaaaacagattttttttttttttttacgtcaGAAGAAGGCCTGCTCAGGCAGGAAGTTTGATGTAGAGTAAATAAACGGAAAagatcaatgaaaacaaaaaccatgTTAATATTCTGTGACCCAGAAAATACCAAAAGGTCAACGACAGAATGCTAAGCTGAGTTGAGAATTCAGAACTCACACAGAAAATGACCGCCAAACGGATGGGAGAACTCTCAGCTTTCCTTGAGTAACTTACCCTCCTTTGAGTTATAGATCTGGAAGGGACCTTGGAGATGGCGTGGAAGAGCACTCTATTTTTCTAACCAGTAAAGAGTCATTAAATGGGGGTATGTGGTGATTGTTCTTTTCTTGCAGTTTCTCATGGATAATGACTTCATGGCTTTTCCTGTTTGTGTTTATCATGGGTGGAGATCCCTACAGAGTTGGAGATCTGGCCTTCCAGTTGGGCACTGGTCTTCCTGAAAGATCTTCATGCAGACTTAGAGTTGGTAAATTATGGCTCATGGGCCAAATTGAGCCtgctacctgttttttttttttttttaaataaagctttattggagcACAGCCTCACCCATTTATTTCTCCATTGTCTATGGTTGAGGGTAGTGTTAGGTAGTCTCAACAGAGAACATATGACctgcaaagtctaaaatattgaCTATCTCTGGACCTTTGCAGAAAAAAGGTTGTTGGCCTTGGCTCTAGTCAACAAAGTCTATCAGGGTCAATAACAACAGCCATTAATCAGGGACCACGGCAGTTGATTTTGTGATCCTTTATAAGGAGGAGTAGGAGAAAATGAATACTGAGGGCAGATGGATTGCCTTAGTCTTGTACCTCCACCACCTTTCAAGGAGTTCAGCATGCATACAAATCATTCAAGAACCTTTATGAAACACTTCTTAAAAGTTCCTTTAGTCATGGAAGCACACCTCCAAACTATCATGTTGACTTTCTATCTGAGATTTTTACAGTGAGCCCAAAGCTCCTGCATACTTGACTTAGGcaatatatatctataaagaatCCCTGAGGACATTTGTCATCAGACTGTGCAAGGATTCCACAACACCAAGGACCACCAACTGAGGGGTTCTCTATCATCTTTAGCAGCATTCCCCAATTGTATATACAGCTAATGATTTCAGTGGGATCCCTACCAGATTATATTCTTTTCATGCTTTTATTCAACTTTATATAATTAGTTTATACTTAATGTCTCTTAAAAGACCAGAAAGGCTTATGGTTGAGGTGATAATTATttggagttttacaaaatctacattaataaaaatatgtaatgatTTTTCATGTACTTCACAATTTGCTCTGGATACCACCCAAAATAACCTTCCATGCTGATAGTGGGAAATACTGACCTATGCAATGAATTTCAACTCACTGGGATGACTGTCAAGACCTTCTTTAACTGGGTCTTGATCTTTCAATCCAGCCACAGTTCCTATTCATCCTCTACAGTGCACAGAACATTGCAATTgctctattaatattttttttggacAATTAGATAAGATATCTGAAGACTGATATCTTCATGTCCTAAAAAACACCTccctttttttcctgtattttgcaCATTTAAATATACTCTTTTTATCTTCAGAAGGCCCTCTTGCCTCACCTTCCCCTATCCATCTCTGGCCTCTCCCCTATGAGACCCTCCTTACAACAAATCCCTATCTGAAAGCTTCCTCTGTTATGAGTCACTTGAGCACTTGCTCTCTCTGACTTCCCTCTGACTTTTGTCATTTACTCTGtttctgttgtaatttttatGAATGAATCTTCACAACTAGATTGCCAACATCCTTGGGGCAGTTACTATGACTCAAACTCCCTATTACATCTGTATTTTACCATGATGCCTTAAACAGGGACAGTGTCTTAAGATGTTAATTATTTGTTGATTCTGGGCATCAAGCCAAATGAGTTAAGAGCATGACATATATCTATAACATATCAGGTTTGGGGGTAAGAAACAGAAGTAACTTGGGAGTTGTCTCTCTGGTATAAAAATTAGGGAGACTACTTCCTCTGGACAGGGAACACAAAAAGACCAAAAATGGGAGAGGAGACTGGTCTCTCCATGAGAAAAGTGCAAAGTAAAAGTTCACTGTAGTGGCAGAGAGAGTTTGCAAAGGCAAATAAGGAAAAATTTGCATAATGGATATTATAAAAAATGGTGCTAATGGATAGACTCACTGTATTTGTCATGGTGATGCTTTCAGTGGATGCTTACATATGTGCAAACCTATCTGATTATATAACTTAAATAAATGCAGATATCTGTATGTCTATTATAactcaataaaattgttttttttaaattaactcacTTAAGTTCTTTTCATATGCAGATGCAGTGAGTGATAGATGGACGAGTTACATTTGAGAGTAAGAGAACTCATGTTCTTCACAAATTTCACATGCCAAGGGCTTTGCAAGTGTGACCTTAAGTAGTTCTTACAATGTCCCCATAATTCAAGTAGGATCCTCTGTCTATTTTTACACCAAAAGAGACTAGATCTCAATGCAGAGAACAGACTTCCCTAGACAatgcagggagggaggagtggagctAGGGAACCGAAGGTATCGTTTTCCCATTTTGGATATGGCACTTGCTTTTTCCACGAGAGTTAAGTTTGGAGATTTTGGGTCTGCACTGAGCAAAACTGAAGGACCAGATGGGCGATCATAGCAGCCAACAGAGCGAGACCGGTGAGGGGACATTTGTCTTCAGACTGCATTTCCTCCCACAGACTGGCAGAGGGAGGTGTAGGGGCTGAGTGCCCACAGAGACACGTGCTCCTGCCCACACTGATCTTCAGCAATAACAAACTGGGTAGACTCCACATTCTGACCTGGCTTCCCCAAATCCTCCACAGGAGAAGTGAGAATGGAAAGTGTTCTTGCTTGTAGACACTTCTCCACCTACACCCTGAGCCAGACACTTAGGGACAAGTGCTGAGAAGCATTAGGAAGCATACCCACAGTAGGAGGTTGCTCAGTTTCCAATTCAAACTCTCCTCCAAAAGGAATCTTTAAGCTTGGCTTTTCTACTGGGAATATGTTACTAAATATACATTTTAGCAGTCAATTTTAAAGGCAAATAATATCTCAAGGCATAAGATATACCTGGTCAGCATACATTCCAATGCCTACAATTTTAAGCAATGCATTCATAACAATTAAAGTTTTTCCGGCCCTTCATAGGAAACCAAAGTGCTTATCTGTAGCCTCACATGATTCCCTCAACTGTGTTATGTTGGTATTACAGatcccattttatggataaggaaattgaggcttggATAGAGTAAATTAATTATCCATAAATACCCAAGTCAACCAACTCTCAAAATTTCACATCTTGAGTTCTTTCTTGCCACTGCTTTTTGGCTTTCAGAACATCTGGACAACATCAATCAAAACCTCTTTTATGTCTGCTTAATGATTGTAAAAGCATGATTGGAAAATACTAAAGAATTCATCTCCTTCAATCCACAGCTTCTATCATAGATAATTTTCCTCTACTAGTACCGTATTAAATAAAGGATTAACTTGCTAGCTCTCTAGATCTAGTTACTGAATTTAAAGATGTGAGAGGAGAAAACACACTTCTCAGCAATAATTTAAAGCTTGTACATTCCTCTTCATAAAGATTCAGAAATGACAAGCTGGATCATTAATTGCATACTTCCTATAAACAGCGCTCCAAGGATGTACATAACATACCAAACACAGTTCAACTTCAGGAAGCATCTGCACAATCCAAGTCTCCATCCTATTCTAAGATTTCTTAAATAAGGTAACAAAATAGAAGCATCCAAAGtttgagcaaaacaaaacaaaacaaaaaaaaaaaacacataacttTCCaggcttttatgttttttttttactatttccatTCTAAGtaaaaaccaaaatggaaattGAGGCCCATCTGGAAAGTGACAAAAATATAAGCAGCCCAGCAATAGTTTTATGTTACTTGTTGCCTAAATTGAAACTTTTTAAAGATCTTAGGATATCGTAACTATAGACATTCTGCGGCTTTTTATTAAAAggtgtttttctgtgtcttttgggggggggttccAAAACAACCATATAAATGGTAGAGATCAATATTGGCACTGTTTGGGGTTATCGGTATATATGTACCCCCAAATGGATGTATGCATCCTTATCCATATTCCCATACATTGAAAATTACCTTCTTGGAAAAAGCCCAAACCAAAGTTCATCAGTGAAAAAGCAGACCTACCTTCATTCTTGAAACTCCTGATGATGTTGGCAGAGGGCATGGAGGTCCGGTCTGTGGCGAACTTGTTGTAGAGTTCCAGCATGTACTCTGGTGGGTCCACCTTGGCTGAGTCCTGCATGGGGATGTCCGACAGGTTCAATGTCTTGAGGAACTCGTCCTTCATGCTCTGCAGCAGTGTGTTAAAGTCAACACCATCTTGCTCTGAGAAGACATCGTCAAAGAAGGGCATATCTTCTTCCAGAGGCTCAAGGCCCATGATGGGACTGCCAGAAACGGAGTGAGCCACCAGGCAGAAGACAGCGCACAGACGCAGGACCAGAGAATCCATGACTCTGCTCAAGCCCCCCAGGCCAACCCAGGAAAGTCTAGCTCTCCT
Encoded proteins:
- the Bmp10 gene encoding bone morphogenetic protein 10, whose amino-acid sequence is MDSLVLRLCAVFCLVAHSVSGSPIMGLEPLEEDMPFFDDVFSEQDGVDFNTLLQSMKDEFLKTLNLSDIPMQDSAKVDPPEYMLELYNKFATDRTSMPSANIIRSFKNEDLFSQPASFNGLRKYPLLFNVSIPHHEEVIMAELRLYTLVQRDRMIYDGVDRKITIFEVLDSEGDNEAERNMLVLVSGEIYGTNSEWETFDVTDAIRRWQKSGSSTHQLEVHIESRHDQIEDAGRGQLEIDTSAQNKHDPLLVVYSDDQSNDKEQKEELNEMIAHEQIPELDNLDLDGFSNGPGEEALLQMRSNIIYDSTARIRRNAKGNYCKRTPLYIDFKEIGWDSWIIAPPGYEAYECRGVCNYPLAEHLTPTKHAIIQALVHLKNSQKASKACCVPTKLEPISILYLDKGVVTYKFKYEGMAVSECGCR